From the genome of Nicotiana sylvestris chromosome 2, ASM39365v2, whole genome shotgun sequence, one region includes:
- the LOC138885464 gene encoding uncharacterized protein — protein sequence MLRACVINFGGQWDQFLPLVEFAYNNGYQSNIEMAPFEALYGRRCRSPIRWFEPGEAKLYGTDLVKDALYKVKLIQERLRTAQSIQKSYADQKVRDVAFMVGEKVLLKVLPMKGIMRFGKKFRWARATSDLNLKLPLFSRQDPAVFGLNLEN from the exons atgcttagagcatgtgtgattaaCTTTGGTggacagtgggatcagttcttgcctttggtagagtttgcttataacaacggCTACCAGTCcaacatcgagatggctccatttgaggctttatatgggcggcgatgtcgttctcctatcaggtggtttgagcctggtgaggctaagttgtacGGCACAGACTTGGTGAAAGATGCCTTGTataaggtgaagttgattcaggaaaggcttcgcacagctcagtccatacagaagagttacgcggatcagaaggtgcgtgatgtagcattcatggttggcgagaaggtacTCTTAAAAGTCTTACCAATGAAAGGTAtaatgaggtttgggaagaagttTAG GTGGGCTCGTGCTACTTCtgatttgaacttaaaattgcccttattctccaggcaggATCCTGCTGTCTTTGGATTGAATCTTGAAAACTGA